In one window of Desulforhabdus amnigena DNA:
- a CDS encoding glycine zipper domain-containing protein, with amino-acid sequence MKNILLVAILVMSLVVVGCAGMTPTQQRTLSGGAMGAGAGALFGAIAGDAGLGAAIGGAVGATGGYLYGKHKEAEEDAYQRGYQQGKQKSY; translated from the coding sequence ATGAAGAACATATTGTTGGTAGCGATTTTGGTCATGAGTCTTGTGGTTGTCGGATGCGCAGGAATGACACCAACTCAGCAGAGGACTCTGAGCGGAGGGGCCATGGGAGCCGGGGCTGGAGCGTTGTTCGGGGCCATAGCAGGAGATGCGGGCCTTGGGGCAGCCATTGGAGGGGCTGTTGGTGCAACTGGCGGTTATCTCTACGGGAAGCACAAGGAAGCCGAAGAAGATGCCTATCAGCGAGGGTATCAGCAGGGGAAACAAAAGAGCTATTAG
- the rnhA gene encoding ribonuclease HI, with protein MSPGIHVEVFTDGACEGNPGPGGWGAVVRMEGEERELSGGERNTTNNRMELSAAIEALKTLPDCAGVVLTTDSQYVQKGITEWIRNWKKNGWKNASKQPVKNADLWIELDALNQKHTIEWRWVRGHAGHPENERCDELARKAIGRLFL; from the coding sequence TTGAGCCCGGGCATTCATGTGGAAGTTTTTACGGATGGAGCATGCGAAGGCAATCCAGGTCCCGGTGGATGGGGAGCTGTGGTGAGAATGGAGGGAGAGGAAAGAGAATTGTCAGGCGGGGAACGCAACACTACCAACAACCGCATGGAACTGAGTGCCGCCATAGAGGCTCTGAAAACCCTGCCGGACTGCGCCGGCGTGGTTCTCACGACGGACTCCCAGTACGTCCAGAAGGGCATCACTGAATGGATTCGCAACTGGAAGAAGAATGGCTGGAAAAATGCGTCCAAACAACCGGTCAAGAATGCCGACCTCTGGATCGAGCTCGATGCACTCAACCAGAAGCACACGATCGAATGGCGTTGGGTGAGGGGACACGCAGGGCATCCCGAAAACGAGCGCTGCGATGAGTTGGCCAGAAAAGCCATTGGGCGACTCTTTCTGTGA
- a CDS encoding MFS transporter codes for MNDIKTGSTAMILVPVCIAQFMAPFMLTAVGVALPSLGRDFQASAVQLGLVEQLYALSLAMTMLTFGRLGDIVGRRKVFLCGLAVFTALTFSLGFTQSIEMTMIQRFFQGIGAAMFLAGSLALVADAYPPEHRGRKIGIVSACTYAGLSMGPVIGGYVTSHFSWRSVFLMSAPLGLSATATCFWGMKETAQESSSERMDWQGSLAYGISVGLIMLGAAHIREVPLGPSIIAAGLMGLAFFLHMESRLESPLLDVSLLWGNRFFTMSCLAAMGNYAATFGITFLMSLYLQYAKGFSPRKAGLVLLVQPVMQVIASPVAGRLSDRFEPAKLATVGMLTSFTGLILAAVTINADTPLWILSLELILIGTGFGIFITPNSTAIMGSVERRRFGVASGMIGAMRTLGMAVSLTTVALVFSLFMGEAIITQTTLPVFLSSLRVGLAAFAVFCCLGVLLSISRGRHRLTDKNAL; via the coding sequence GTGAATGACATAAAGACCGGTTCGACGGCCATGATACTCGTTCCTGTCTGCATTGCACAGTTCATGGCCCCGTTCATGCTCACCGCCGTAGGCGTGGCGCTGCCTTCCCTCGGCCGCGACTTTCAGGCTTCGGCCGTCCAGCTTGGGCTGGTAGAGCAACTCTATGCCCTCTCCCTCGCCATGACAATGCTCACTTTCGGCCGGTTGGGCGATATTGTGGGCCGGCGCAAGGTATTCCTGTGCGGCCTTGCTGTTTTCACTGCACTGACATTTTCGCTCGGATTCACCCAGAGCATTGAAATGACCATGATCCAACGTTTTTTTCAAGGTATAGGGGCGGCCATGTTCCTTGCGGGGAGTCTTGCCCTGGTGGCTGACGCCTATCCGCCGGAGCATCGGGGTCGCAAGATCGGCATTGTCTCGGCCTGTACCTACGCAGGGCTTTCCATGGGACCGGTCATTGGTGGATATGTCACGAGCCATTTCAGCTGGCGCAGCGTCTTCCTCATGTCGGCCCCCCTAGGTCTTTCAGCCACTGCCACATGTTTTTGGGGCATGAAGGAGACAGCACAGGAGTCTTCCAGTGAACGCATGGACTGGCAAGGAAGCCTCGCCTACGGCATAAGCGTGGGGCTCATCATGCTCGGCGCCGCCCATATCAGGGAAGTGCCCTTGGGACCATCTATCATCGCAGCCGGGCTTATGGGGTTGGCCTTTTTTCTCCACATGGAGAGCCGGTTGGAAAGTCCACTCCTGGATGTGTCCCTACTTTGGGGCAACCGCTTTTTCACTATGAGCTGCCTCGCAGCCATGGGAAACTATGCCGCCACGTTTGGCATTACCTTTCTCATGAGCCTTTATCTGCAGTATGCTAAAGGATTTTCACCCAGGAAAGCCGGACTTGTGCTCCTGGTCCAACCAGTGATGCAGGTGATTGCTTCACCTGTAGCAGGGCGTCTGTCCGACCGGTTCGAACCGGCGAAACTGGCCACGGTGGGCATGTTGACAAGCTTCACGGGACTTATTCTGGCCGCCGTGACCATCAATGCAGACACTCCGCTGTGGATCCTGTCGCTGGAGCTGATCCTTATCGGCACAGGCTTTGGAATCTTCATCACCCCAAATTCCACGGCCATCATGGGAAGTGTGGAACGACGCCGGTTCGGCGTGGCCTCGGGCATGATCGGAGCCATGCGAACTTTGGGCATGGCCGTCAGCCTGACCACCGTGGCCTTGGTCTTCTCGCTTTTCATGGGGGAGGCGATCATCACGCAGACGACTCTGCCGGTGTTTCTGTCAAGTTTACGGGTTGGACTTGCGGCTTTCGCCGTCTTCTGCTGCCTTGGAGTGCTACTGTCTATCAGTCGTGGAAGGCATCGGTTGACAGATAAAAATGCTCTCTGA
- a CDS encoding MFS transporter has product MSRRQYLGLQTLVFSLVGAAFTTIYITQPVLPVLQMEFGVDEARASLTISAVILGISLANLPFGMLADRFPIRPIILVGGLMITLCGIFCALTQSLSLLVLARFVQGLFIPSLTTCLAAYLARTLPMERLNVVMGSYVSATVAGGLSGRLLGGWIHPPLHWRYAFVTASALLLAATCAAAKWLHSAEVERQSRSKSTGFLNLLSRWDLLRIYSVAFGAFFVFSSIFNYLPFYLSGPPFNASTHTITFLYLSYIVGIVTGPLAGSFSNRVGNGKAMAVGAVVFALAIGLTLIKSMFAIVLSLAVVCAGFFTVHSAAAGALNRKLSSNLGRANSLYVLFYYLGGYVGITTSGYAYVFGGWPGVAMVGFLVLSIPFAAGLVEMRQRIALGRVKEGGSDLY; this is encoded by the coding sequence ATGAGTAGACGACAGTATCTTGGTTTGCAGACCCTTGTTTTTTCGCTTGTGGGGGCTGCTTTTACCACTATTTACATCACCCAGCCGGTGCTTCCCGTTTTACAGATGGAATTCGGAGTCGATGAAGCGCGGGCTTCTCTTACCATTTCCGCCGTTATTCTCGGGATCTCTCTTGCGAATCTTCCCTTCGGCATGCTGGCGGACCGTTTTCCCATTCGTCCCATTATTCTCGTGGGAGGCCTTATGATCACTCTGTGCGGTATTTTCTGCGCCTTGACGCAAAGCCTTTCCTTGCTCGTACTGGCGCGATTCGTACAGGGGCTTTTCATTCCTTCTCTCACAACCTGCCTTGCAGCTTATCTGGCGCGGACCCTGCCCATGGAACGCTTGAATGTGGTTATGGGTTCCTATGTTTCAGCTACGGTTGCGGGTGGATTGAGCGGGCGGCTCCTTGGAGGATGGATTCATCCTCCCCTGCACTGGCGTTACGCTTTTGTCACCGCTTCCGCACTTCTTCTTGCCGCCACCTGTGCGGCGGCTAAATGGCTTCATTCGGCAGAAGTGGAGAGGCAATCCCGTTCAAAATCTACGGGCTTCCTGAACCTGCTTTCACGGTGGGACCTTTTGCGCATCTACTCCGTCGCCTTCGGTGCATTCTTTGTTTTCTCATCCATCTTCAACTATCTGCCCTTTTATCTTTCAGGTCCGCCCTTCAATGCGTCGACTCATACCATCACTTTCCTCTATCTCTCCTATATCGTGGGGATTGTCACGGGTCCTCTGGCGGGGAGCTTCAGCAATCGGGTCGGCAACGGCAAGGCGATGGCTGTGGGGGCGGTGGTTTTTGCCCTGGCTATTGGACTCACGCTCATCAAATCCATGTTCGCTATCGTTTTGAGCCTGGCTGTGGTCTGTGCCGGCTTTTTCACCGTACATTCCGCTGCGGCCGGCGCCCTCAATCGCAAACTCAGTTCCAACCTGGGACGGGCCAATTCTCTTTATGTCCTCTTTTATTATCTTGGCGGGTACGTAGGCATCACCACCAGCGGCTATGCCTACGTTTTCGGCGGATGGCCCGGAGTGGCAATGGTGGGATTTCTGGTCCTGTCGATTCCTTTTGCCGCCGGGCTTGTGGAGATGCGGCAGCGAATTGCATTGGGAAGGGTGAAGGAGGGGGGAAGTGACCTCTATTGA
- a CDS encoding Rap1a/Tai family immunity protein yields the protein MKTNLAILSLLTILMLMAPSLVGAVSEEDFKVKTTRNLLNLCTAPADDPLREEAIHFCHGYLVGAYAYYNAEYSGPDRNPLVCFPDPPPSRNETIGMFIEWAKAHPEYMNEAPVETQFRFLMEKWPCKK from the coding sequence ATGAAGACAAATCTGGCCATTTTATCACTCCTAACCATCTTAATGTTAATGGCCCCGAGTCTTGTCGGGGCAGTATCGGAAGAGGACTTCAAGGTGAAGACTACACGCAATCTTCTGAACCTGTGTACTGCTCCCGCCGACGATCCGCTCCGAGAGGAAGCCATACACTTTTGTCATGGTTACCTCGTTGGAGCTTATGCCTATTACAATGCGGAGTACTCAGGACCCGACAGAAACCCTCTGGTATGCTTTCCGGACCCCCCTCCGTCTCGAAATGAAACAATCGGCATGTTCATCGAATGGGCCAAAGCACATCCAGAGTATATGAACGAGGCGCCCGTCGAGACACAGTTCAGATTTCTGATGGAAAAATGGCCCTGCAAGAAATAA
- a CDS encoding isochorismatase family protein: protein MDYLEAIKAYNVREALPSTGKTALLVIDMQRYFEGVARPILKNVLSLLSACRTAEMKIAYTRHGHQDPKVDGGMLARWWGDVIRYGDPEWELIKEFHPRPGEPIFDKTRYSAFHGTNLDAWLNENGIEDLIVTGVLTNCCCETTARDAFVRDYRVLFVADGTATVNEELHLASLKNLAFGFAHVVDVKVLCDWAKSTPHPSRRGI from the coding sequence ATGGACTACCTGGAAGCAATCAAAGCATACAACGTTCGAGAGGCGTTACCATCCACGGGCAAGACAGCCCTGCTTGTCATCGATATGCAGCGGTATTTTGAAGGAGTCGCGCGACCCATTTTGAAAAATGTGCTCAGCTTGCTCAGTGCGTGCCGAACGGCGGAAATGAAGATTGCATATACCCGACACGGCCACCAAGACCCCAAGGTGGATGGCGGGATGCTCGCTCGGTGGTGGGGGGATGTCATCAGATACGGCGATCCTGAGTGGGAATTGATAAAAGAATTCCACCCGAGACCAGGTGAACCGATCTTTGATAAAACCCGCTACAGCGCTTTTCACGGAACAAACCTGGATGCGTGGCTGAACGAAAATGGTATAGAGGACCTGATTGTCACGGGCGTGCTCACCAACTGCTGTTGTGAAACGACCGCGAGAGATGCTTTTGTCCGTGACTATCGGGTTTTATTTGTGGCCGATGGGACTGCGACCGTGAACGAGGAACTTCATCTCGCTTCGTTGAAGAATCTGGCATTTGGGTTCGCACATGTGGTGGATGTCAAAGTTCTCTGTGATTGGGCAAAGTCCACACCCCATCCATCCAGAAGAGGCATATGA
- a CDS encoding tyrosine-type recombinase/integrase gives MRHAFKRTSKKAGFRETRVHDSRHSYASILIGEGTPIAYVKEQLGHASIQMTVDRYAHWMPSGETIW, from the coding sequence ATCAGGCACGCCTTCAAGCGAACATCCAAGAAGGCAGGCTTTCGAGAGACCCGTGTGCATGATTCCCGCCATTCCTACGCTTCCATTCTTATCGGTGAAGGTACTCCCATTGCCTATGTAAAAGAGCAACTGGGGCACGCTTCCATTCAGATGACCGTTGACCGATATGCCCATTGGATGCCCTCGGGAGAAACTATATGGTGA
- a CDS encoding (2Fe-2S)-binding protein, whose translation MKEKHANEECQCRRGITRRGFLTTMGMGAAVVTTAGKLAAESSKGENENVIPSGEMTRVTLRINRRPYQLLVEPRWSLLYVLREKLGLTGTKAGCERGECGACTVLMDNIPRYACMTLVLEAEGAEITTLEGLMNGEELGPVQQAFLEEDAFQCGYCTPGQIVAVEGLLRSHPAPSMDEIRKGLSGNLCRCGAYTHIFKAVDRAARLKRGK comes from the coding sequence ATGAAGGAAAAACATGCCAATGAAGAGTGTCAATGCCGCCGGGGCATTACGCGGCGGGGATTTCTCACGACAATGGGAATGGGGGCGGCCGTGGTGACGACTGCGGGGAAGCTCGCGGCTGAGTCGTCCAAAGGCGAAAATGAAAATGTGATCCCTTCGGGCGAGATGACAAGGGTCACTCTCAGAATCAACCGAAGGCCCTATCAGTTGCTTGTGGAACCCCGATGGTCGCTTCTCTATGTTTTGCGGGAAAAATTAGGGCTTACGGGAACCAAAGCGGGCTGTGAGCGGGGGGAATGCGGGGCCTGCACCGTTCTCATGGACAATATTCCCCGTTATGCCTGCATGACTCTGGTCCTCGAGGCCGAAGGCGCTGAAATCACGACGCTGGAGGGACTCATGAATGGGGAAGAGCTCGGTCCTGTGCAGCAGGCTTTCCTGGAAGAGGACGCTTTTCAATGCGGGTATTGCACTCCAGGCCAGATTGTGGCCGTTGAAGGGCTTCTGCGTTCCCATCCCGCACCTTCCATGGATGAAATCCGAAAGGGTTTGAGTGGAAACCTGTGCCGGTGCGGTGCCTATACACATATCTTCAAGGCTGTGGATCGTGCGGCTCGCTTGAAGCGAGGGAAGTGA
- a CDS encoding enoyl-CoA hydratase-related protein — MSYEQVLVNVGDDFVGELTLNRPQQLNTFNTPLAEELQAALLDLDSNPQVRVILLKGAGKAFCAGIDVNELFGKSTMEYRAWIERMETPLITISQLKKPVIAQVHGVAAANGAGLLAAADLAIAAEGFRMGLTAINVGLNCIGPVVPVMRSVGRKRALELLLYGELISAEKALEMGLINKIVPAADLDSEARKWAANLAAKSPIAVQISKQAFYTASDMDYYKAFSYMNEAFARLCSTEDAKEGVQAFLEKRTPVWKEK; from the coding sequence ATGAGCTACGAACAGGTACTGGTCAATGTCGGTGATGATTTTGTTGGCGAACTCACTCTGAACCGTCCTCAGCAGCTTAACACCTTCAATACTCCGCTTGCGGAAGAACTCCAAGCAGCTTTACTGGATCTCGATTCCAACCCACAGGTTCGCGTCATCCTGCTCAAAGGGGCAGGTAAGGCTTTCTGTGCGGGAATCGACGTCAACGAACTCTTCGGCAAAAGCACCATGGAATACCGGGCGTGGATCGAGCGCATGGAGACGCCTTTGATCACAATCAGCCAGTTGAAGAAACCCGTCATAGCTCAGGTTCACGGTGTGGCTGCCGCCAATGGGGCGGGGCTCCTCGCTGCGGCGGACCTGGCCATTGCCGCCGAGGGTTTTCGCATGGGGTTGACGGCCATCAATGTCGGTCTGAACTGCATCGGCCCGGTTGTTCCCGTCATGCGGTCCGTGGGCAGGAAACGCGCTCTGGAACTCCTCTTGTATGGAGAATTGATCAGTGCTGAGAAGGCGTTGGAAATGGGACTCATCAACAAAATTGTGCCGGCAGCCGATCTTGACAGCGAAGCACGAAAGTGGGCGGCCAACCTGGCTGCTAAGAGTCCCATTGCCGTGCAAATCAGCAAACAGGCTTTCTATACGGCTTCCGATATGGACTACTACAAGGCATTCAGCTATATGAATGAAGCCTTTGCCCGACTCTGTTCGACGGAAGATGCCAAGGAGGGGGTGCAGGCTTTTCTGGAGAAGCGCACACCTGTCTGGAAAGAAAAATAG
- a CDS encoding NAD(P)/FAD-dependent oxidoreductase — translation MAETPKGAILQRDKTTYAIVPRTPVGLVSPEILENISKVVRKYEIPIIKITSGQRMALVGLKADQVDAVWKDLQMDVGKATELCVHYAQACPGTAVCKFGVQDSLGLGLELEKMYEGIDLPAKVKFGVSGCPLCCGESYVRDIGVVGKKGGWTLIMGGNSGGRPRIGDVIAEDLTKEQVIDLVKRCLEYFKENGKKKERTSTFVERVGIDAVKKAVL, via the coding sequence ATGGCCGAGACTCCAAAGGGAGCCATTCTGCAGAGAGACAAAACAACTTACGCCATTGTACCGAGAACCCCCGTGGGGCTGGTGAGTCCTGAAATCCTGGAAAATATTTCCAAGGTCGTGCGCAAGTACGAGATTCCCATCATCAAGATCACTTCCGGCCAGCGCATGGCGTTGGTAGGACTCAAGGCGGACCAGGTGGATGCCGTGTGGAAAGATCTCCAGATGGATGTTGGAAAGGCCACAGAACTCTGTGTGCATTATGCTCAGGCATGCCCGGGAACGGCGGTATGCAAGTTTGGTGTTCAAGATTCCCTCGGCCTTGGCCTGGAACTGGAAAAAATGTATGAAGGGATCGATCTGCCCGCTAAGGTGAAGTTCGGCGTTTCGGGCTGCCCGCTTTGTTGCGGAGAGAGCTATGTGCGGGATATCGGCGTCGTGGGGAAAAAGGGTGGATGGACTCTGATCATGGGTGGTAACTCGGGCGGACGTCCCCGCATTGGTGATGTCATTGCCGAAGATCTTACCAAAGAACAGGTGATTGACCTGGTGAAGCGCTGCCTCGAATATTTCAAGGAAAACGGCAAGAAGAAAGAACGTACATCCACTTTTGTGGAACGCGTCGGTATCGATGCGGTTAAAAAGGCCGTGCTGTAG
- a CDS encoding DUF1330 domain-containing protein, translating into MKFDSIDQIQTCFRSDEYRHLTPLRERSTVSRSIIVEGSTVCELE; encoded by the coding sequence ATGAAGTTTGACAGTATCGATCAAATTCAGACATGCTTCCGGTCAGATGAATATCGCCATCTTACACCACTGAGAGAGCGATCAACGGTGTCCAGGTCGATCATTGTTGAGGGTTCCACGGTATGTGAATTGGAGTAA
- a CDS encoding class I SAM-dependent DNA methyltransferase has protein sequence MGTDKWNFGKEAASWDKNPGRVKLADDVARAISDEKILTPDMDVLDFGCGTGLLALRLRPQVRSITGVDSSQGMLDVFNKKIVAGNLTGIKTQCLDFEKGDVLEGTYGLIVCSMTLHHVRKIKPLLDQFYKIVSPQGYLCIADLDPDDGQFHGDNDTVFHCGFDRTELRRSLMDAGFDDITDRTAANMTKPVADGSMRSFSVFLMTGRKRP, from the coding sequence ATGGGCACCGACAAATGGAATTTTGGTAAAGAGGCGGCCTCATGGGACAAGAACCCGGGTCGAGTCAAGCTGGCAGATGATGTCGCCCGGGCCATATCAGATGAAAAAATATTGACTCCCGATATGGATGTTCTGGACTTCGGGTGCGGGACGGGGCTTCTCGCTCTCCGACTGCGCCCCCAGGTGCGCTCTATAACAGGAGTGGACAGTTCGCAAGGAATGCTTGATGTCTTCAACAAAAAAATCGTGGCCGGGAACCTGACCGGTATCAAAACTCAATGCCTGGATTTTGAGAAGGGCGATGTTTTGGAAGGAACTTATGGTTTGATCGTCTGCAGTATGACTCTCCACCACGTGAGAAAAATAAAACCTCTCCTTGATCAATTCTATAAGATCGTATCTCCTCAAGGCTATCTTTGCATTGCAGATCTGGATCCCGATGACGGTCAGTTCCATGGAGACAACGACACGGTATTCCACTGCGGGTTTGATCGAACGGAGCTGCGTCGTTCTCTTATGGATGCCGGCTTTGATGACATCACAGATCGGACGGCGGCAAACATGACAAAACCGGTTGCAGATGGATCGATGCGCTCTTTTAGTGTATTTCTCATGACCGGACGGAAGAGACCATGA
- a CDS encoding aspartate/glutamate racemase family protein, with translation MKTIGLIGGMSWESTVEYYRIINQEVSRRLGGLHSGKILMYSVDFGEVESLMRDGRWDEIGGHVAGIARTLETGGADLVLLCTNTVHKIADRIESAIRVPFIHIADAAGEEIVGNGMSTVGLLGTRYTMEEDFYKKRLAEKFGLSVLIPPDEKRGVINDVIFNELCKGVVKPTSKNEFKAVIDELIVRGAQGIILGCTEIPMLIGDEDSSVPLFDTTKIHALRAVDYALS, from the coding sequence ATGAAAACCATCGGTTTAATCGGCGGCATGTCGTGGGAATCAACGGTTGAATACTATCGAATCATCAACCAGGAAGTCAGCCGCAGGCTTGGAGGACTCCATTCCGGCAAGATATTGATGTATTCGGTTGATTTTGGTGAAGTAGAAAGCCTGATGCGAGATGGAAGGTGGGACGAAATCGGCGGCCACGTTGCGGGGATCGCCAGGACTCTTGAGACTGGTGGTGCTGATCTCGTCCTCCTTTGTACCAATACCGTTCACAAGATTGCCGACAGGATCGAAAGCGCAATCAGAGTTCCCTTCATCCACATCGCAGATGCCGCAGGCGAGGAGATTGTCGGGAATGGCATGAGCACGGTCGGTCTGCTTGGGACTCGTTATACCATGGAGGAAGACTTCTACAAAAAGCGTTTGGCTGAAAAATTCGGACTGTCGGTCCTCATCCCTCCCGATGAAAAGCGCGGAGTGATTAATGACGTGATCTTCAATGAACTGTGCAAAGGGGTAGTCAAGCCGACTTCGAAAAATGAATTCAAGGCTGTGATCGATGAATTGATCGTACGTGGAGCCCAAGGGATCATCCTTGGTTGTACGGAGATCCCTATGCTGATCGGCGATGAAGACAGCTCGGTTCCTCTTTTCGATACGACTAAGATCCATGCGCTTCGGGCGGTGGATTACGCCCTGAGTTGA
- a CDS encoding MlaE family ABC transporter permease, which translates to MQKLTENSGYECVQETEETLKIRFHGAWVIGEPFPSVESVLKRGESGGKTRRVVFGSDDLSRWDSSFLIFLDKLEKFLQSSGLQVDREGLPEGARRLLKLAAAVPGKETNRGTSRVSFLEKLGKETLRVYKNFTDMMEFIGEICLALARLFRGKARVRLSDVFVFVQECGAEALPIVTLISVLVGLILAFVGAIQLKLFGAQIYVANLVVLAMAREMGAMMTGIIMAGRTGAAFAAQLGTMQVNEEIDAFRTLGVPPTEFLVLPRMLALMLMMPLLCVYANFMGIFGGTAVGVFMLDLPLIQYFNQTKDAVTLTDFSIGIFKSVIFGALVALAGCFQGMRCGRSSAAVGLAATAAVVSGIVFIVVSDSIVTVITSILGI; encoded by the coding sequence ATGCAGAAGCTCACTGAGAATTCTGGTTACGAATGCGTTCAGGAAACAGAAGAAACCTTGAAGATCCGCTTTCACGGGGCATGGGTGATAGGGGAACCCTTCCCTTCCGTGGAATCGGTTTTGAAACGCGGAGAGTCCGGGGGAAAGACCCGCCGGGTTGTTTTCGGCTCGGACGATCTCTCCCGGTGGGATTCCAGTTTTCTCATTTTTCTCGATAAGCTGGAGAAGTTCCTTCAGTCCTCGGGACTCCAGGTAGATAGAGAGGGTTTACCCGAAGGAGCGAGAAGGCTCCTCAAGCTGGCTGCCGCAGTACCTGGAAAGGAAACAAACAGAGGGACATCCCGTGTGTCCTTTTTGGAGAAACTGGGCAAGGAAACCTTGAGGGTCTACAAGAACTTCACAGATATGATGGAATTCATCGGAGAGATTTGCCTGGCTTTAGCCCGGTTGTTCCGGGGAAAAGCGCGTGTCCGCTTATCCGATGTGTTCGTCTTCGTGCAGGAATGCGGGGCCGAAGCCCTGCCCATTGTCACTCTCATCAGTGTTCTGGTGGGTTTGATCCTGGCATTTGTCGGAGCTATTCAGCTCAAGCTGTTCGGCGCTCAGATCTACGTGGCCAATTTAGTAGTCCTGGCAATGGCCCGTGAAATGGGGGCGATGATGACGGGAATCATCATGGCGGGACGCACGGGAGCCGCCTTTGCGGCGCAGCTCGGCACCATGCAGGTGAATGAAGAAATCGATGCTTTCCGCACTCTGGGCGTTCCTCCCACGGAATTTCTCGTGTTGCCGCGTATGCTGGCACTCATGCTCATGATGCCTTTGCTTTGCGTCTACGCGAATTTCATGGGAATTTTCGGTGGAACGGCCGTTGGCGTATTCATGTTGGATCTCCCCTTGATTCAATATTTCAATCAAACCAAAGATGCAGTGACCCTGACCGATTTTTCCATCGGGATTTTCAAGAGTGTGATCTTCGGAGCATTGGTGGCTCTTGCGGGATGCTTCCAGGGAATGAGATGCGGAAGGAGTTCGGCTGCCGTAGGGCTTGCCGCAACTGCGGCGGTTGTTTCGGGTATAGTCTTCATTGTCGTTTCCGATTCCATTGTCACGGTAATCACCAGTATATTGGGGATTTGA